The genomic interval CCTGACCGGCATGGCGGCGACCTTGGTCGCCTTCATCGTCTTGTCGCCAATGAAGCAGCTGGATATGTGGCTGCGTTCCGAACAGAAGGCCACGCTCGTCATCCATAGCTCCGAAGCCGATCTGCCTGATTTGTCGCAGGTGCTCGGACCACTCGGTTGCGTTGCCCGGTTCGTTTCTTTTGGGCAGACCAGCGAGGGCCGCCCCGGCGTCACGTTTGAACTGCGATGGATGGCCAAGGACCAAGACGCCTCCGCCCGCGCGATCTTCAGCGCCCTTTCGGAGGCCTATCACGTCGCAGGGTTTTCCATGCAGTCGACGTCGACCTAGTCTCCCGCGCGCGCCGTGGGCCGCCCCTCCCGCACATTATTTCGAAACGTGCTGGGGCTCCCCTTGGTCTTGGTCGATGCGAACTCCTCGAGCTGTTTTTCGCTCATCGATTCTTCCATCTGCTTGGAAGCGCCCTTGAGTTCTTTCTTGGGCGTCTCTCCGCGCTTGGCCGAAAGCGCGGCACCTGCCGCCCTCTGCTGAGCTTTGGACTTGGCTGGCATCTTGATCCTCTTGATCGACCGGAGCGCTTGCCGCCTCAAGGCTTCGTAAGGCTGCAATCCCGGCTCACCTCGTCGCCCGTTTGCAATTGGCGGGCCATCGGGCTGCTTGCGGTGAGGAGGCTGCGGCCCGAGCCGCAGCCTGTCGCTGCTCAATTGATGGTTGCCCACTGGCTGCGGACATCCCTGGCGTTCTTCGACAGGTGAACGTGAGCGTCGACATGATCGACCCAGTCGAGCGGGATCAGGTGATGCTTGCCATCCTCGGAGTCGGTCTTGGTCAGCTTGATACGGGTAGGCCCGTCAAGATGGTCGACGGTCCCGACATGGGTGCCGTCGGCGGTCAGGACCTCCATATGTTCGCGAATCTGATCTGCGGAAATCATCGTTTCCTCCTTTGCATCACTGGCAGTTACCAGGCCGCAACGACGGGGAGCGGAGTTGGTTCCAAGGCGTCTTGCTGCGCGCGGCCGATGTCGTCCTCTTCAGTGCTTCGTAGCTTGGAATTCGTGCGGGGCATGTCGCGGACAGATGTATTGATTGCGCGGAAGAAAGCACGTTTCGAGGCGATCTCTGCCGGGATTCAGCCCGAGGGGCGCGATAATCCGTTCGGGTTCAGGGCCGACCGTCTTTGCCAGATTCTGGTTACCCCTACCCCTCGAATAACGGATCCAAACGGCACCATATTGTCGGTCTACAAGCTGGAATCGGATCTCCGGCAGGCGATGACCATACCGAATGCGCTAATCTTTCACGGTGACAAGACAAGTTGTCATGCTTGTATCCGCATCGACCACGGCAGCGCTTGAGCGCAATCTCGACATCTGTCGAAAACAGCGCCCGCAATGTCGATCTCCGTCGGAGCAAGTGAAATCTATCAAGGAGGCAGGCTTCATTCCCACTCGCGCGGCCTTGCCTCGCAGGCAGCCGAGGCGCTCTTGCGGCGCAACCGGCCAGGACTTCTGCGATATCAGGAAATGGGACCGGAACTGCTCCTGGCAGGCGCGGCGGGATTTCCTCGTATTAGTCCCAGACCGTGCTTTCCGCCTTCGCGAACGATCCGAGGCATCGCGTCTTGCGCGAGACGCTTTTGCGTTATGTTCAGAAGGGGAAGTCCGTCACGCGGCGCGCCAATTCTTTAGGCATCCACCCGAACACCCTGTACCAGCGCCTTCAGCGCATCGAAGCCGTCAACGGTCGCAATATGGCTGACGCGAGCGACTTCACGCTCCTCAGCCTCGCATGCCAGACTTACGCGGATACCAGGATGACAGCGCATCCCCTGAAGAAAATAGACGCCAGGCCCGGCGAAATACCCCTGGCATGAACGGCATTCGGCCAGACTGCGCCAAGATTTCGGCTACCAAGGCTCGACCCCCTATGAAGCCATCCCATCGATGCTCTGGCGGCGACCCCGAGGGTTCATCGCCGCCCCGGTTTGCTGTGGCTCGAGCCAGGGCGATCATTCAATCCTGTTGATGTTATCCATAAGCTCTATTCGTTTGAATGATGAATTCCCGAGGCCCATATTAACATCATGGACATGGACGAACCTCCCATCGACCGCCATGTCCCTGGACCCAAGAAAGGAACCGGAAAATGACCACGCTCACCTATCGGGGTAGTGGCAAGACCCTTACCTCAGGCGCAGGCCGCTTCCATCTCGCAGACTATGCCCACAAGCTCGTGCTCGCCTGGACACGCTGGCGCACCGCCCGCGAAATCGAAGCCATGCCCTTCGATATCCGCAAGGACATTGGCTGGCCGAGCACGGACGACAGTAAACACCGGACTATGTAATGAATGCGACATTCTTCTTAAGATGAGGGCGGCGCCTGCCTCACGCAGCGCCGCCTTTTTCGTCTCCTGGCCGTCCGATTTTAAGCCGCCTTCGATCCCGAACTTCCGTCGTTTTTAGGCCTGTCCTCCACCCTGCCCCCGCTTTGACGACGGTTCGACCAGTCAAATCGCGGTCAATGTCGCATATTTGCTCTTCACGGCCGCATTTTTCCATGCGAGTGTCGCTTTCAGGACATCCGCGCGACGCATTCCGCGCGACCAATATGTCATCGTCCCTCGAGCATGGAATTCGCTATGAACAGGATGCAGATCAAGAAGCGTTCGCTGGTCTTCTTTATGGTACCGCAATTCACCATGCTGCCCTTCTCGGCGGCCGTGGACACCTTGCGAATCGCCAACCGCATGCTCGGCTATCAGGCCTATAGCTGGCGGCTCGCCTCCGTCGACGGAGAAAAGGTCTATTCTTCCTGCGGCATCGGCATCGAGGCGAATTCATCGCTCGCCGAGGAACGTCGCCATCTCGGCGGTGAAAACCGGCCGGGCATGGTGCTCGTCTGTTCCGGCATCGATATCGAGGAATTCAACAACAAGTCGGTCAATGCCTGGCTGCGTGAATGTTATAACCGCGGCGTCGCCGTCGGCAGCCTCTGTACGGGCGCGCATGTGCTTGCCCAGGCCGGTCTCCTGAACGGCAAGCGCTGCGCCATCCATTGGGAGAACCTGCCGGGCTTTTCCGAAGCCTTCCCGCAGGCGGAGGTCTATGCCGACCTTTATGAGGTCGACGGCAATCTCTATACCTGCGCCGGCGGCACTGCCTCGCTCGACATGATGCTGAACCTCATCGGCGAGGACTTCGGCGAAAGCCTCGTCAACCGCATCTGCGAGCAGCATCTCACCGACCGCGTGCGCAACCCACACGACCGCCAGCGCCTGCCGCTGCGCGCCCGCCTCGGCGTCCAGAACGCCAAGGTGCTGTCGATCATCGAGCTGATGGAAGGCAATCTTGCCGAGCCGCTGTCGCTGATCGAGATCGCCGACGGCGCCGGCCTCTCCCGCCGCCAGATCGAGCGGCTGTTCCGCCAGGAGATGGGCCGTTCGCCGGCGCGCTACTATCTGGAAATCCGCCTCGATCGCGCCCGTCACCTGCTGGTGCAGTCCTCGATGCCCGTCGTCGAGGTCGCCGTCGCCTGCGGCTTCGTCTCGGCCTCGCATTTTTCCAAGTGTTATCGCGAACTCTACCACCGCTCGCCGCAGCAGGAACGCGCCGAGCGCAAGATGACCATGGCGACTGCAAGGCAGGCGGTTGCGGCTTGAGGCGCAGCTACCTAATCGTCATGCTCGACTTCTGCCGAGCATGACGGTAGTCGCCGGGTGATGACGCCGCATAAAACGGAAGCAGCGCCTTACTGCGCCGCCTCCTCCGTCATCCTGGCGTCGGAATAGACCTGGTTGCGGCCGCGGTGTTTGGCCATGTAAAGGAACTGGTCGGCGGCGTTCAAATAATTCTCGAAGGTCTCGTAACCGCCGATCTCGGCGATGCCGATCGAAATGGTGACGCCGAGATCCTCGTCATCGGCAGTGACCTTCAGCCGTGAAATATCCGACCGGATCTCGTCGCAGAGCTTGGTCGCCGACACCGAATCCATCTGCGGGAAGAGGATGGCGAATTCCTCGCCGCCAAGACGCGATAAAAGATTGTCGCTGCCTTCGAAGATCGTGAACAGCCTGTTTGCGACAGCCTTCAGCACCTTGTCGCCGATCTCGTGGCCATAGGTGTCGTTCAGCCTCTTGAAGTGGTCGATGTCGAGGATGGCGACCGAACTCGGCACCTTCAGCCGCAGGCACTCGTTCACCAGCTTCGGGCCGTTGTCGTAGAAATAACGGCGGTTATAGAGGCCGGTCAGGTAGTCGCACGCCGCCGCCGCTCTCAACTGGCGCATCTGCGCCAGCGTCTCGGCATTGTTGGCGATGCGGCATTGCAACTCCTCGGCGACGAATGGCCGGTAAAGGAAATCGCTGGCGCCGGCTTTGAGGAAACTGGCCGAAAGCATGCGGTCGTTGGAGGAAGAGACGCCAATGACGCGCAGCCGGTCCGAACCGAAGCGGTGGCGAATGCGCCTGGTCAGCTCGTAGCCGCTCATATCGGGCATATGGTGATCGGTGACGACAAGCTCGATATCACTGTAGGCTTCGAGTGCGGCAAGCGCCTCCAGCCCGGAACTCGCTTCTACGACAAGATATTGCTGCGCCTTCAGGAGATCGACGAGCACTTGGCGGGCCGAGACGACATCGTCGACCACGAGCACCCGCGTTTTCCGGTTGGAGATCGCGCGGCGGACGGTGGCGACCAGGTTGTCGAGCGCGAACTCATTGTCCTTCAACACATAATCGATGACATTGCGCTCCATGATCCTGTTGCGCGTGTTGAGATCGAAGGTCGCGGTGAAGACGATTGCAGGAATGTCATGCTCGATCGTGCAGTCGAGCGCCTCGCCATAGGGCGAATCCGGCAGGTTGAGATCGACGACGGCCATGGTGTAGCCGTGACCGTCTTCGGCCAGTTCCCGGCGAAGCGCTTTCAGCGACGAGCATGATTTGACGGCAAGGCCGAGTTCCGTCTGGAACCGGTGGCAGAGCACGGCGGAAAACATCCGGGAATCTTCAACCAGAAGTATTTTGAGCCCGCCGGAGCGCAGCCCGATCCCATCCCGCTGAAAATCCGCTTGAAAAGCCACGGCCGCTATTCCCCCATACGTCCGACGGGCCCGACTCGGCCCTTTCCCCGGGGCGGACGATAGCCGAGAGGCTTATGCGCGTGAAGGGGACAAATGACGGCGCAATTACCTCTAATTGCAAAAATCCGACGCCTGTTCCCGACCGTCATCTCCGGGCGCCTAGGAATACCGATGCTGGAAGAGCCGTCAGGCAACCGCCCGCTCCTTGCGCATCGATTGAATTTGCAGAAGCGTGTCGAGGTTCTGGTTGACGCGGCAGTAGAACTCCTCGTCGATGAAGGGGCGCAGCATGAAATCATTGCCGCCGGCTTTCAGGAAACGCGCCGAAAGCAGCCGATTCGAGGAGGAAGACACGCCGATGATTCGCAGCTCGTGCGAGCCGATATTGGAGCGGATGCGCCGGGTCAGCTCGAAGCCGTCGATGTCGGGCATGTTGTAATCGGTAATCATCAGGCCGATATCGCGGTTGGCCTTCAGGATCTCCAGCGCCTTGCCGCCGTTCTCTGCGGTGCTGACACGGAAATTATAGCGTTTCAGCCGGCTCGACAGCAGGGCGCGCGCCGTCGCGCTGTCGTCGACAATCAGCACATGGTGGCGATGATTGGTCAGGAACCGGCAGATCGATTCCGCCAGAAGATCGACGGCAAAGATATTGTCCTTGAGGATATAGTCGACGATGTCCTTGGCCATCAGCTTGTCGCGCATGCCGTCATGGAAGGTGCCGGTGAAAACGATAGTGGGAATGGAAAGATCGACCAGATATTCGAGCGCTTCGCCGTTTTCGGCGCCCGGCAGGTTGATATTGGAAATCGCCAGCGTGATCGGATCGGAAGATTTGTCGTAGGAAAATTGCAGGTCCTCGAAGTTGCGGCAAATCTCGACATCAATGTCGAACAACTCCTTGAGGCGTTTGCTGATCATCGAGGTGAATACGTTTGAATCTTCCGCGACAATAATACGCGCGCCGGCAAACATCTCTCCGGAATATTGCATCCCCGAAATACCTAAAAACGCCATGGTAAACCTTTAATGTAGATCCGTCCGCGGGTCGAACTGATACATCAATTGATTTGACTAATTATTAATCAGCAGCATCGATGCGAAATGAAGAGGCGTCCCGATGGGATCGCTTCCGCTTTCTTGCAGATATGATTAAGAAATCAGGCCCAAAGCGCCGCATTCTCAGGCTTTAGCCGACAATCGTTGGCAGAGCTCCTCGCCACGATTATAAATGCGCCGTCGCCCGCCCAGCAGCTGAGATCCGCCATGGCCCGATCTGATAGCGTGATCGAATGGCTTCTTGATTCCGACCCGGCGATCCGCTGGCAGGTGATGCGCGACCTCATCGACGCTCCGGAACCGGAATGGATGGCTGAGCGGGCCAAAGTGGAGACCGAAGGCTGGGGCGCCAAGCTCCTCTCCTTTCAGGACGAAGACGGCCAGTGGGCGGGCGGAGCATTTTTGCCCGCCGGTTTCGATCCTCATGAATGGCGCGAGCAGGGCCAGCCTTGGACGGCCACCACATTTTCGCTGTCGCAGCTGCGAGAGTTCGGGCTCGACCCATCCTCGGAGCGCGCCAGGCGCACCGTCGCATCGATCGGCGTCAGCGCTCGCTGGGAAGAAGGCGGCCAGCCCTACTGGGAGGGTGAAGTCGAGGAGTGCATCAACGGCCGGACCGTCGCAGACGGCGCCTATTTCGGCATCGACGTCTCCTCCATCGTAGAGAGGCTCGCCGGCGAGCGCCTCGATGACGGCGGCTGGAACTGCGAACGAGCCCGCGGTTCCGTTCGCTCTTCCTTCGCCAGCACCATCAACGTGCTGGAAGGCCTGCTGGAATTCGAAAAATCAACCGGCGGCACACCCCGGTCCCGCGAGGCGCGCAGTACGGGTGAGGAATTCCTGCTCCAACGCAACCTCTTTCGCCGCCTCAGCACCGGCGAACCGGCAGACGAACGCTTCCTCCACTTCCTCCACCCCAACCGCTGGCGCTATGACATCTTGCGTGCGCTCGATTATTTCCGCGCAAGCGCCCTGCTGACTGGCACCGATCCCGATCCGCGCCTCGGCGAAGCGATCGGACATCTCCGCTCCAGGCGCCTGGAAGACGGCCGATGGCCGGTCGACTGGATCCTGCCTGGGCGCGTCTGGTTCCATATCGACGAGGGGCAAGGCCGGCCTTCACGCTGGATCACCCTCCGGGCGATGCGGGTGCTCAGATGGTGGGATGCGCGGCCTTCAATCGGCGTCTGACGACAGGCCTAGCGCGTGCAGGAAATGCGTCTCGATCTTGTGCAGCAATTCGGCGCGGGCGGATGGCGTCTCGCCGATGCCGGGCTGATTGACCACCCCATGCAGGGCGTTGAACAAAAACACTGCGGTAAAGCCGGGATCGTCGGCCGACCAGGCATGTTCGGCTGCCCCGGCGGCGATGAGCTCGCTCAGATGCGCGATCAGGACGTTACGAGAAAGCCCGTCCCGTGTTGCCGGAGGCGCCGCCACGAAGGCGAGATGGTGCAAGCCGGCCGCATCGAGATAGCCGGTAGCGCAAGCGATCGACCACGCCGCCAGCTTGCCGCGCAAATCTTCCTGCCTCTGTGCCTCTACCGCCGCGACGATACCCTCCAGCACGCCCTTCACGAAGCGGTCGCGCAGCGCTTCCAGAACATCGGCCTTCGAGGAGAAATGCAGGTAGAAGGTGCCCTTGGCGACCCCCGCCCCTGATCTCCTCGATGGTGGTCTGCTCCACGCCCTTTGCCAGAAACAAACGCTCGGCCGCCGTCATCAGCTCGTCGCGCCGCTCCTCGGGAGGTTTGGTTCTCGGTTTTGAAACGGAATCAGCCGGCATCGGCGGGATTGGTCCTTTCATTGACGGCGCGCGGGATCGGTCCTGTGCAGGTGCCTGTAAACACGTCGCGCATCGCGGTGCTTTCGATTTCAGGCAGCAGGCGGCCGACCTCCCCGCGATGATAACCGGCATGCGTCGCCACATGCGCAAGGATCTCCTCGCGCGACATGCGCCCGCGCCCGCCATCGGTGAAGGTGAAGGCGATGACTTCCTCCATCTCCTCCGGCTTTATACGCGAGGTGTAGTCGATGTACCAACAGTCCGTTTCTCGGATACTGGACGCCAATTGGGCCAAGGGAGGCGCTTTGCTGCTCCAGCTCGCCGTAAAGTCATGAACCTCCCGCTGGAGATTGGCGGCGAAGATTCGATCGACGAGATGGGCGTGATTGAGCACGCGAAGGCCCAGGAAAATGCGTCGCGTCGAGCCCCTTCACCCAAAGACGGCAACTCGAACCTTAGTGACTGACCGTCGGTCAATCAATCGACTACATCCCAGTGAGCCGCGGGAACCCTCTTAGGCGCAGCAACCGCTCTTTGCCGCCGCAGGCCCGCAGCAAGCCGCAGCCTTCTTGTTTTCTTCAGCCAGCCAGCGATCGCGCGGCTTGCAGCTTGCTGTTCTCGGCGATAGCTCGACATGCACCGCACCGGCCCGCAGAACTGGCGCCGCGGCACAATAGAGCTGCATCGGCCGTACGCCGTCGCTGACTTCGAAGGTCAATTTGGCCGAATCGTCGAGTTGAACATGCTCCGTCACCTTGCGGATGATGGCGTAAAACTTGCCGGCCGGCATATGCGTGCTATCGCCCTCCTCGATATCCCAAAGCTGGATGAAGATCTCCGTCCATGCCTCGGGATTGGCTCCGCAATCGAGGGCTGAGAATTGGCCCGCCTTGACCTCGGTGATATGATAGCCCGGCTTCACCGGCTTGCCGTCATAGTAGAAAACCAGGGGAGAATCCTTGGCGCCGGCAAGCACGCTGAGGAGCGGACCGAGATTGCTGTCGTTCTCCTGAATTTTGCTGTTGTCGATAACGTTCATATCCGCTAATCCTCGCTTCAATGCTTCAAGGATTATTGAAATATGGATCAACGTCAAGCCCTCGCCGCGTTCAGCGCGCTCTCGCAGGAAACGCGTCTGCACATCATTCGCATGCTCGTCGTATCGGGTCCGGATGGAATGGCGGCCGGCGCCATCGCTGAAAAGGCGGAGGTCTCGCCATCGAACGTCTCCTTTCATCTGAAGGAGTTGGAGCGAGCCGGCCTGATCGCCCAGCAGCGTGAATCCCGCTCGATCATCTACAGCGCCAATTACGAGGCGCTTGGCGGCCTCGTTCGTTTCCTGATGGAAGATTGCTGCTCCGGGCACCCCGAGATCTGCGCACCTGCCGCCAAGGTCGCGGCGTGCTGCGCCCCTAACATGGAGGAAGAACTGCAATGACCATAGATCGCGTTTACAACGTGCTTTTTCTCTGCACTGCCAATTCTTCCCGCTCGATCCTGGCGGAATCGATCCTGGAAACCGAGGGCAAGGGCCGGTTCAAGGCTTTCTCCGCCGGCAGCCAGCCGAAGGGTGAGGTCAATCCCCTCGCGCTGAAGGAACTGCAGGCGTTGGGTTATCCCGCGACCGGCTTCCGCTCGAAGAGCTGGGACGAGTTCGCCGAACCCGACGCACCCGAGATGGATTTCATCTTCACCGTCTGCGACACCGCCCACGGCGAAGCCTGCCCGGTGTGGATCGGCCATCCGATGACCGCCCATTGGGGCGTCGAGGATCCGGCCGCCGTCGAAGGCAGCGAAGTCGAGAAGGGCCGCGCCTTCGCACAGACCGCCCGCCTCCTCAAGAACCGCATCATGGCCTTTCTCAGCCTGCCCTTGTCGTCGATCGACAAGCTGGCGCTGGAACAGCACCTCCGCCAGATCGGTGCGATGGAAGGCACGACCGCAAAACCGGCAGGGGCTGGCTGATGGCATCGTTCAATCTGCCGCGCCGTTTGGTTGCCGAGGCCCTCGGCACCGCCATGCTGGTCGCCACCGTCGTCGGCTCCGGGATCATGGCGGCATCGCTGACGGGGGATACGGCACTTGCCCTGCTCGGCAATACACTGGCGACCGGCGCCATGCTGGTGGTGCTGATCACCATTCTCGGACCGATCTCCGGCGCCCATTTCAATCCGGTCGTCTCACTGGTCTTTGCAATGTCGCGCACGCTGGCAAAACGTGATCTTGCCGGATATGTCGCCGCGCAGATCTTCGGGGGCATTGCCGGGACAGTCATCGCCCATCTGATGTTCGCCCTGCCGATCGTCGAATTGTCGAGCAAGGTGCGCACCGGCGGCGCACAATGGTTTTCTGAAGGTGTAGCGACCTTCGGCCTGCTGGCCAGCATCCTCGCCGGCATCAGGTTCGAGCAGAAGGCTGTGCCGTGGCTGGTCGGGCTCTATATCACCGCCGCCTACTGGTTCACCGCCTCGACCTCCTTCGCCAACCCGGCCGTCGCCTTGGCCCGGTCGCTGACAAACACCTTCTCCGGCATTCGCCCGATCGATCTTCCCGGATTCTGGATCGCCGAAGTAGCGGGCGCCGTCGCAGCTCTTCTCCTCTTCACCTGGCTGTTGCAGCCGGGCGCTTCATCAACGCTATCGTCAGAGGCAAAACTATGAACGTCACCATCTACCACAACCCGGCCTGCGGCACCTCGCGCAATACGCTGGCGATGATCCGCAATGCCGGCATCGAACCCGCTATCATCGACTATCTCGCAACCCCGCCGTCGCGCGCGGAGCTGATCAAGATGATCGCCGATGCCGGCCTCACCGTGCGCGACGCTATTCGCCAGAAGGATACGCCCTATGCCGAACTCGGCCTCGACAATCCGGAACTCAGCGACAACCAGCTTCTCGACGCCATGCTCGCCCACCCGATCCTGATCAACCGGCCATTCGTCGTGACCCCGCTCGGCACACGCCTGTCGCGGCCGTCGGAACTCGTTCTGGAAATCCTGCCGGAAACGCACAAGGGCGCCTTCACCAAGGAAGACGGCGAGAAGGTGCTCGATGCCGAGGGCAAGCGTATTGTCTGATCTGCCCGCAGCATCACCCGCGCATCTGCGTCAGCCGGATCCGGACGCACTGAGGCCGGCATTATCGACCCATAAGCCGCGCATCCTGATCCTTTACGGCTCCTTGCGAGCGGTGTCCTACAGCCGCCTGCTCGCGCAGGAAGCGGCGCGACTGCTCGAATATTTCGGCTGTGAAGTGCGAACCTTCAATCCGGAAGGTCTGCCGCTGCCAGACGCGGAACCGGCGAGCCATCCAAAGGTACAGGAACTGCGTGAGTTGTCAGCTTGGTCGGAGGGCCAGGTGTGGGTCAGCCCTGAACGGCATGGCGCGATGAGCGGCATCCTGAAAGCGCAGATCGACTGGATTCCGCTGTCGGTCGGCTCGATCAGGCCCACACAGGGCAAGACGTTGGCAGTGATGCAGGTTTCCGGCGGTTCCCAGTCTTTCAATGCTGTGAGCCAACTCCGCATCCTTGGCCGCTGGATGCGGATGATCACAATTCCCAATCAGTCCTCCGTTGCCAAGGCGTTTCAGGAATTCGACGCGAATGGCCGGATGAAACCCTCGTCCTATTACGACCGCGTCGTCGACGTCTGCGAGGAACTGGTGAAGTTCACGCTGCTGACCCGCGATGCTTCAAACTATCTGACGGACCGCTACAGCGAGCGGAAAGAGGAAGCCGAAAAGCTGGAGCAGCGCGTGAGCCTCAAATCCCTATGACTGCGAGCGGCACCGAGAAACCGCCGATCTCCGCCATCGCCGCACTTGGCCTCACCCAAATCATCGGCTATGGCAGCCTCTATTACAGCTTCAGCATCCTCGCCCCCGGCATGGCGCACGATCTCCACTGGTCGTCGGAGTGGATCTTCGCCGCGCTGTCGGCCGCCCTTCTGATCGGTGGCCTCGCCGCACCTCTCATGGGCACATGGATCGATCGCCTCGGCGCAGGCAGGATCATGACGGCAGGCTCGGCGATTGCCGCCGCAGCACTTACTGCCTGCGCCTTCGCGCCGGGAAGGATCGCTTTCGTCGCGGCATTGATTGGCATCGAGGTCGCGTCGAACCTGGTGCAATACGGCGCCGCCTTCGCACTGCTCGTCCAGATCAGGCCGCGCATCGCCCAGCGCAGCATTACTTACCTGACCCTGATCGCCGGCTTCGCCTCGACAATCTTTTGGCCGATCACCACGGTGCTGCACGCCCATCTTCCATGGCAGGGCGTCTACCTGATTTTCGCCGTGCTTCATCTTGCGGTCTGCCTTCCCATCCACGCCTGGCTCTCCCGTGGTGTCAGCGAAACCAGGAGACGGAGTGGAGGAGAAGCGGCAAAAAGTATCGAGCCTAGCCTTCCCCCATCGATGCGAATGCCGGCCTTCATTCTGATGGTAACTGGCTTTGCCCTGCAAAGCTTCGTCAACGCAGCACTTCTGGTGCATATGCTGCCTGTCATGACCGCGCTCGGGCTTGGCGGTATAGCGGTCGTGGTCGGCACCCTCTTCGGCCCATCGCAGGTGCTGAGCCGCTTCATCAACATGATCTTTGGCGGCGGCCTGTCGCAATTGATGCTGGCGATCGTCTCCGCCGTGCTGTTGCCGGCCGCCCTTGTCATCCTGATCACGACCGCGCCTTCCGCTACCGGCGCGCTGGTCTTCGCCGTCGTATTTGGCCTCGGTTCCGGCCTCAACAGCATCGTGCAGGGCACGCTACCCCTGGCGCTGTTCGGAAGCGAAGGTTACGGGCGGCTACAGGGACAGGTGATGTCGGCCCGCCTGGTTGTCTCCTCGACGGCGCCGTTCGCGCTCGCCTTCCTGATAAGCAATATCGGCATAGTCTGGTCGCTGTCGGTCACGGCGATGTTCGGCGCAGCCGCCGTTGCGGCATTCCTCGCCATCACAAGGTTGACGCGCACATCGATCCCGCCGGAAACGGTTCTGAGCGGAGAGGCGTAGGACCGGTGGCCCTACTTGACGACGGCCGAACCCTTGACGATGTCGATCGTCTCGCCGCCGTCGAGCCCGATGCGGTCGCCGTCGGGCGTCGTCATGAAGCAGCCGGAGGGGCAGAGGCTTTC from Rhizobium lentis carries:
- the arsH gene encoding arsenical resistance protein ArsH, with the protein product MPRASVLSDLPAASPAHLRQPDPDALRPALSTHKPRILILYGSLRAVSYSRLLAQEAARLLEYFGCEVRTFNPEGLPLPDAEPASHPKVQELRELSAWSEGQVWVSPERHGAMSGILKAQIDWIPLSVGSIRPTQGKTLAVMQVSGGSQSFNAVSQLRILGRWMRMITIPNQSSVAKAFQEFDANGRMKPSSYYDRVVDVCEELVKFTLLTRDASNYLTDRYSERKEEAEKLEQRVSLKSL
- the arsK gene encoding arsenite efflux MFS transporter ArsK, whose product is MTASGTEKPPISAIAALGLTQIIGYGSLYYSFSILAPGMAHDLHWSSEWIFAALSAALLIGGLAAPLMGTWIDRLGAGRIMTAGSAIAAAALTACAFAPGRIAFVAALIGIEVASNLVQYGAAFALLVQIRPRIAQRSITYLTLIAGFASTIFWPITTVLHAHLPWQGVYLIFAVLHLAVCLPIHAWLSRGVSETRRRSGGEAAKSIEPSLPPSMRMPAFILMVTGFALQSFVNAALLVHMLPVMTALGLGGIAVVVGTLFGPSQVLSRFINMIFGGGLSQLMLAIVSAVLLPAALVILITTAPSATGALVFAVVFGLGSGLNSIVQGTLPLALFGSEGYGRLQGQVMSARLVVSSTAPFALAFLISNIGIVWSLSVTAMFGAAAVAAFLAITRLTRTSIPPETVLSGEA
- the arsC gene encoding arsenate reductase (glutaredoxin) (This arsenate reductase requires both glutathione and glutaredoxin to convert arsenate to arsenite, after which the efflux transporter formed by ArsA and ArsB can extrude the arsenite from the cell, providing resistance.) — translated: MNVTIYHNPACGTSRNTLAMIRNAGIEPAIIDYLATPPSRAELIKMIADAGLTVRDAIRQKDTPYAELGLDNPELSDNQLLDAMLAHPILINRPFVVTPLGTRLSRPSELVLEILPETHKGAFTKEDGEKVLDAEGKRIV